From the Manis javanica isolate MJ-LG chromosome 13, MJ_LKY, whole genome shotgun sequence genome, one window contains:
- the CTXN1 gene encoding cortexin-1, protein MSAAWTLSPEPPPPSTGPPVGAGLDAEQRTVFAFVLCLLVVLVLLMVRCVRILLDPYSRMPASSWTDHKEALERGQFDYALV, encoded by the coding sequence ATGAGCGCGGCGTGGACCCTGTCCCCCGAGCCGCCCCCGCCGTCGACGGGGCCCCCGGTGGGCGCGGGCCTGGACGCCGAGCAGCGCACGGTGTTCGCCTTCGTGCTCTGCCTGCTGGTGGTGCTCGTGCTCCTAATGGTGCGCTGCGTGCGCATCCTGCTCGACCCCTACAGCCGCATGCCCGCCTCGTCTTGGACCGACCACAAGGAGGCGCTCGAGCGCGGGCAGTTCGACTACGCGCTGGTCTGA
- the TIMM44 gene encoding mitochondrial import inner membrane translocase subunit TIM44 isoform X3 translates to MAAAALWGSWCRCPQRCFSSRIQFLSSHNLALLPHGTHQIRRPGGELSLSKSYSSGNRKSFLSGLLDNIKQDLAKNKEMKESIKKFRDEARKLEESDALQEARRKYKTIESETVRTSEVIRRKLGEITGSVKESLDEVSKSDFGRKIKEGMEEAAKTAKQSAESVSKGGEKLGRTAAFKALSQGVESVRKEIDESVLGQTGPYRRPERLRRRKELSGGKSEGEKVFEPNEEALGVVLHKDSKWYQQWKDFRDNNVVFNRFFEMKLRYDESDNALIRASRALTDKVTDLLGGLFSKTEMSEVLTEILRVDPAFDKDRFLRQCEKDIIPNVLEAMISGELDILKDWCYEATYSQLAHPIQQAKALGLQLHSRVLDIDNVDLAMGKMMEQGPVLIITFQAQLVMVIKNPKGELVEGDPDKVLRMLYVWALCRDQDELNPYAAWRLLDISASSTEQIL, encoded by the exons ATGGCCGCGGCGGCCCTATGGGGGAGCTGGTGCCGCTGCCCGCAG AGATGCTTCAGCAGCAGAATCCAGTTTCTGTCCAGCCACAACCTTGCACTGCTGCCCCACGGTACCCATCAGATACGCCGGCCAGGTGGAGAGCTGTCCCTG TCCAAATCCTATTCTTCTGGAAACAGGAAAAGCTTTCTCTCTGGCTTGCTAGATAATATCAAACAGGACTTagccaaaaacaaagaaatgaaagaaagtattAAAAAGTTTCGAGATGAGGCCAGGAAGTTGGAAGAGTCCGACGCGCTGCAGGAAGCCAGGAGGAAATAC AAAACCATTGAATCTGAGACCGTGCGGACGAGTGAAGTAATAAGGAGGAAGCTGGGGGAGATCACGGGCTCTGTGAAGGAG AGTCTCGATGAAGTCAGTAAAAGCGACTTTGGCCGGAAAATCAAGGAGGGTATGGAAGAGGCTGCCAAGACCGCCAAGCAGTCGGCTGAGTCGGTGTCAAAGGGTGGGGAGAAGTTGGGCAGGACCGCCGCCTTCAAAGCCCTCTCCCAG GGGGTGGAATCTGTGAGGAAGGAGATTGACGAAAGCGTCCTGGGGCAGACCGGGCCCTACCGGAGGCCAGAGCGGCTCCGGAGAAGGAAGGAGCTTTCAGGAGGAAAGTCCGAGGGGGAGAAGGTGTTCGAACCCAACGA GGAGGCCCTGGGGGTCGTGCTGCACAAGGACTCCAAGTGGTACCAGCAGTGGAAAGACTTCAGGGACAACAACGTGGTGTTCAATC GGTTCTTCGAGATGAAGCTGAGGTATGATGAGAGTGACAACGCGCTTATCCGGGCCTCCCGCGCGCTGACAGACAAGGTCACAGACTTGCTGG GGGGCCTGTTCTCAAAGACGGAGATGTCGGAGGTGCTCACAGAGATCCTGCGGGTGGACCCCGCCTTCGACAAGGACCGGTTCCTGCGGCAGTGTGAGAAGGACATCATCCCCAACGTGCTGGAG GCCATGATTTCTGGAGAGCTTGACATTCTCAAAGACTGGTGCTATGAAGCT ACCTACAGCCAGCTGGCCCACCCGATCCAGCAGGCCAAGGCGCTGGGCCTCCAGCTCCACTCGCGGGTCCTGGACATCGACAATGTCGAC CTGGCCATGGGCAAGATGATGGAGCAGGGCCCTGTACTGATCATCACCTTCCAGGCCCAGCTGGTGATGGTGATCAAGAACCCCAAGGGCGAGCTGGTCGAGGGTGACCCG GACAAGGTGCTGCGCATGCTGTATGTGTGGGCCCTCTGCCGAGACCAGGACGAGCTCAACCCCTACGCAGCCTGGCGGCTTCTGGACATCTCCGCCTCCAGTACAGAGCAGATTCTTTGA
- the TIMM44 gene encoding mitochondrial import inner membrane translocase subunit TIM44 isoform X5 yields the protein MEEAAKTAKQSAESVSKGGEKLGRTAAFKALSQGVESVRKEIDESVLGQTGPYRRPERLRRRKELSGGKSEGEKVFEPNEEALGVVLHKDSKWYQQWKDFRDNNVVFNRFFEMKLRYDESDNALIRASRALTDKVTDLLGGLFSKTEMSEVLTEILRVDPAFDKDRFLRQCEKDIIPNVLEAMISGELDILKDWCYEATYSQLAHPIQQAKALGLQLHSRVLDIDNVDLAMGKMMEQGPVLIITFQAQLVMVIKNPKGELVEGDPRPCGLAFPLPHPLSGSCRTRCCACCMCGPSAETRTSSTPTQPGGFWTSPPPVQSRFFERRSGRTLGLDDHAVDTQGQVLLQQGGLWGQEACLTLFPGHLHHQTRVQLLRLLRQPQPRSLLRPVGAAGLGR from the exons ATGGAAGAGGCTGCCAAGACCGCCAAGCAGTCGGCTGAGTCGGTGTCAAAGGGTGGGGAGAAGTTGGGCAGGACCGCCGCCTTCAAAGCCCTCTCCCAG GGGGTGGAATCTGTGAGGAAGGAGATTGACGAAAGCGTCCTGGGGCAGACCGGGCCCTACCGGAGGCCAGAGCGGCTCCGGAGAAGGAAGGAGCTTTCAGGAGGAAAGTCCGAGGGGGAGAAGGTGTTCGAACCCAACGA GGAGGCCCTGGGGGTCGTGCTGCACAAGGACTCCAAGTGGTACCAGCAGTGGAAAGACTTCAGGGACAACAACGTGGTGTTCAATC GGTTCTTCGAGATGAAGCTGAGGTATGATGAGAGTGACAACGCGCTTATCCGGGCCTCCCGCGCGCTGACAGACAAGGTCACAGACTTGCTGG GGGGCCTGTTCTCAAAGACGGAGATGTCGGAGGTGCTCACAGAGATCCTGCGGGTGGACCCCGCCTTCGACAAGGACCGGTTCCTGCGGCAGTGTGAGAAGGACATCATCCCCAACGTGCTGGAG GCCATGATTTCTGGAGAGCTTGACATTCTCAAAGACTGGTGCTATGAAGCT ACCTACAGCCAGCTGGCCCACCCGATCCAGCAGGCCAAGGCGCTGGGCCTCCAGCTCCACTCGCGGGTCCTGGACATCGACAATGTCGAC CTGGCCATGGGCAAGATGATGGAGCAGGGCCCTGTACTGATCATCACCTTCCAGGCCCAGCTGGTGATGGTGATCAAGAACCCCAAGGGCGAGCTGGTCGAGGGTGACCCG CGTCCCTGTGGCCTGGCCTTCCCCCTACCCCACCCTCTGTCCGGCTCCTGCAGGACAAGGTGCTGCGCATGCTGTATGTGTGGGCCCTCTGCCGAGACCAGGACGAGCTCAACCCCTACGCAGCCTGGCGGCTTCTGGACATCTCCGCCTCCAGTACAGAGCAGATTCTTTGAACGCCGCTCAGGACGAACCCTGGGGCTGGACGATCACGCGGTGGACACACAGGGACAGGTCCTCCTGCAGCAGGGAGGCCTGTGGGGACAAGAGGCCTGCCTCACCCTCTTCCCAGGGCATCTGCACCACCAGACAAGGGTACAGCTGCTGAGGCTGCTCCGACAGCCCCAGCCCCGGTCCCTGCTCCGCCCTGTGGGGGCTGCTGGCTTGGGCCGCTGA
- the SNAPC2 gene encoding snRNA-activating protein complex subunit 2 isoform X1 has product MKPPQRRRAAPSRYLGEVTGPAAWSAREKRQLLRLLQARRGQPEPDATELARELPGRSEAEIQDFLRQLKCRVAREAIQRVYPGGPQGRRLRETQIPAPIEVWVDLAEKITGPLEEALTVGFSQVLTIAATEPVSLLHSKPPKPTQARGKVRLLSAPGGQDTPSSTPEAPGPAPEAPSESGAGLSGQGDLSVDFEKIYKYLSAISRSHHGPELSAAESAVVLDLLMALPEELPRLPCAALVAHMTDTYLSLTAPQPDPTRESLGPKAGGGGTGSREQEEDGQATPHAPENAGPGEQRSTWQAAGVCPLNPFLVPLELLGQVAPPSR; this is encoded by the exons ATGAAGCCCCCGCAGCGGCGGCGAGCGGCGCCGTCGCGCTATCTTGGCGAGGTGACCGGTCCCGCGGCCTGGAGCGCCCGCGAGAAGAGGCAGCTGCTACGCCTCCTGCAGGCGCGGCGGGGCCAGCCGGAGCCGGACGCCACCGAGCTGGCTCGGGAGCTGCCGGGCCGGAGCGAGGCCGAG ATCCAGGACTTTCTCCGGCAGCTCAAGTGCCGCGTGGCCCGGGAAGCCATTCAGAGGGTCTATCCAGGTGGCCCACAGGGTCGAAGGCTCCGGGAAACGCAGATCCCAGCCCCCATTGAG GTATGGGTGGATCTGGCTGAGAAGATAACAGGCCCGCTGGAGGAAGCCCTGACTGTGGGGTTCTCACAG GTGCTCACCATCGCGGCCACGGAGCCTGTCAGCCTCCTGCACTCCAAGCCCCCCAAGCCCACGCAGGCACGTGGAAAGGTACGGCTGCTCAGTGCCCCTGGAGGGCAGGATACCCCTAGCTCCACCCCCGaggcccccggccccgcccccgagGCACCTTCAGAATCCGGGGCCGGCCTCTCGGGCCAGGGAGACCTGTCTGTGGACTTCGAGAAGATCTACAAGTACCTGTCAGCCATCTCCCGCAGTCACCATGGCCCTGAGCTTTCTGCAGCTG AATCAGCTGTGGTCCTTGACTTGCTCATGGCCCTTCCTGAGGAGCTGCCGCGCCTGCCCTGCGCTGCCCTGGTGGCACATATGACAGATACATACCTAAGCCTGACGGCCCCTCAGCCAGACCCAACCAGGGAGAGCCTGGGGCCCAAGGCTGGGGGCGGTGGGACGGGCTCCAGGGAACAAGAAGAGGACGGCCAGGCTACCCCCCACGCCCCTGAGAATGCTGGGCCTGGTGAACAGAGATCCACTTGGCAAGCAGCTGGGGTCTGCCCCCTGAATCCGTTCCTGGTGCCCCTGGAGCTCCTTGGCCAGGTGGCTCCCCCTTCAAGGTGA
- the TIMM44 gene encoding mitochondrial import inner membrane translocase subunit TIM44 isoform X4 → MAAAALWGSWCRCPQRCFSSRIQFLSSHNLALLPHGTHQIRRPGGELSLSKSYSSGNRKSFLSGLLDNIKQDLAKNKEMKESIKKFRDEARKLEESDALQEARRKYKTIESETVRTSEVIRRKLGEITGSVKESLDEVSKSDFGRKIKEGMEEAAKTAKQSAESVSKGGEKLGRTAAFKALSQGVESVRKEIDESVLGQTGPYRRPERLRRRKELSGGKSEGEKVFEPNEEALGVVLHKDSKWYQQWKDFRDNNVVFNRFFEMKLRYDESDNALIRASRALTDKVTDLLGGLFSKTEMSEVLTEILRVDPAFDKDRFLRQCEKDIIPNVLEAMISGELDILKDWCYEAVRAPLVADLQPAGPPDPAGQGAGPPAPLAGPGHRQCRPGHGQDDGAGPCTDHHLPGPAGDGDQEPQGRAGRG, encoded by the exons ATGGCCGCGGCGGCCCTATGGGGGAGCTGGTGCCGCTGCCCGCAG AGATGCTTCAGCAGCAGAATCCAGTTTCTGTCCAGCCACAACCTTGCACTGCTGCCCCACGGTACCCATCAGATACGCCGGCCAGGTGGAGAGCTGTCCCTG TCCAAATCCTATTCTTCTGGAAACAGGAAAAGCTTTCTCTCTGGCTTGCTAGATAATATCAAACAGGACTTagccaaaaacaaagaaatgaaagaaagtattAAAAAGTTTCGAGATGAGGCCAGGAAGTTGGAAGAGTCCGACGCGCTGCAGGAAGCCAGGAGGAAATAC AAAACCATTGAATCTGAGACCGTGCGGACGAGTGAAGTAATAAGGAGGAAGCTGGGGGAGATCACGGGCTCTGTGAAGGAG AGTCTCGATGAAGTCAGTAAAAGCGACTTTGGCCGGAAAATCAAGGAGGGTATGGAAGAGGCTGCCAAGACCGCCAAGCAGTCGGCTGAGTCGGTGTCAAAGGGTGGGGAGAAGTTGGGCAGGACCGCCGCCTTCAAAGCCCTCTCCCAG GGGGTGGAATCTGTGAGGAAGGAGATTGACGAAAGCGTCCTGGGGCAGACCGGGCCCTACCGGAGGCCAGAGCGGCTCCGGAGAAGGAAGGAGCTTTCAGGAGGAAAGTCCGAGGGGGAGAAGGTGTTCGAACCCAACGA GGAGGCCCTGGGGGTCGTGCTGCACAAGGACTCCAAGTGGTACCAGCAGTGGAAAGACTTCAGGGACAACAACGTGGTGTTCAATC GGTTCTTCGAGATGAAGCTGAGGTATGATGAGAGTGACAACGCGCTTATCCGGGCCTCCCGCGCGCTGACAGACAAGGTCACAGACTTGCTGG GGGGCCTGTTCTCAAAGACGGAGATGTCGGAGGTGCTCACAGAGATCCTGCGGGTGGACCCCGCCTTCGACAAGGACCGGTTCCTGCGGCAGTGTGAGAAGGACATCATCCCCAACGTGCTGGAG GCCATGATTTCTGGAGAGCTTGACATTCTCAAAGACTGGTGCTATGAAGCT GTGCGTGCACCTCTTGTTGCAGACCTACAGCCAGCTGGCCCACCCGATCCAGCAGGCCAAGGCGCTGGGCCTCCAGCTCCACTCGCGGGTCCTGGACATCGACAATGTCGAC CTGGCCATGGGCAAGATGATGGAGCAGGGCCCTGTACTGATCATCACCTTCCAGGCCCAGCTGGTGATGGTGATCAAGAACCCCAAGGGCGAGCTGGTCGAGGGTGA
- the TIMM44 gene encoding mitochondrial import inner membrane translocase subunit TIM44 isoform X2, translated as MAAAALWGSWCRCPQRCFSSRIQFLSSHNLALLPHGTHQIRRPGGELSLKTIESETVRTSEVIRRKLGEITGSVKESLDEVSKSDFGRKIKEGMEEAAKTAKQSAESVSKGGEKLGRTAAFKALSQGVESVRKEIDESVLGQTGPYRRPERLRRRKELSGGKSEGEKVFEPNEEALGVVLHKDSKWYQQWKDFRDNNVVFNRFFEMKLRYDESDNALIRASRALTDKVTDLLGGLFSKTEMSEVLTEILRVDPAFDKDRFLRQCEKDIIPNVLEAMISGELDILKDWCYEATYSQLAHPIQQAKALGLQLHSRVLDIDNVDLAMGKMMEQGPVLIITFQAQLVMVIKNPKGELVEGDPRPCGLAFPLPHPLSGSCRTRCCACCMCGPSAETRTSSTPTQPGGFWTSPPPVQSRFFERRSGRTLGLDDHAVDTQGQVLLQQGGLWGQEACLTLFPGHLHHQTRVQLLRLLRQPQPRSLLRPVGAAGLGR; from the exons ATGGCCGCGGCGGCCCTATGGGGGAGCTGGTGCCGCTGCCCGCAG AGATGCTTCAGCAGCAGAATCCAGTTTCTGTCCAGCCACAACCTTGCACTGCTGCCCCACGGTACCCATCAGATACGCCGGCCAGGTGGAGAGCTGTCCCTG AAAACCATTGAATCTGAGACCGTGCGGACGAGTGAAGTAATAAGGAGGAAGCTGGGGGAGATCACGGGCTCTGTGAAGGAG AGTCTCGATGAAGTCAGTAAAAGCGACTTTGGCCGGAAAATCAAGGAGGGTATGGAAGAGGCTGCCAAGACCGCCAAGCAGTCGGCTGAGTCGGTGTCAAAGGGTGGGGAGAAGTTGGGCAGGACCGCCGCCTTCAAAGCCCTCTCCCAG GGGGTGGAATCTGTGAGGAAGGAGATTGACGAAAGCGTCCTGGGGCAGACCGGGCCCTACCGGAGGCCAGAGCGGCTCCGGAGAAGGAAGGAGCTTTCAGGAGGAAAGTCCGAGGGGGAGAAGGTGTTCGAACCCAACGA GGAGGCCCTGGGGGTCGTGCTGCACAAGGACTCCAAGTGGTACCAGCAGTGGAAAGACTTCAGGGACAACAACGTGGTGTTCAATC GGTTCTTCGAGATGAAGCTGAGGTATGATGAGAGTGACAACGCGCTTATCCGGGCCTCCCGCGCGCTGACAGACAAGGTCACAGACTTGCTGG GGGGCCTGTTCTCAAAGACGGAGATGTCGGAGGTGCTCACAGAGATCCTGCGGGTGGACCCCGCCTTCGACAAGGACCGGTTCCTGCGGCAGTGTGAGAAGGACATCATCCCCAACGTGCTGGAG GCCATGATTTCTGGAGAGCTTGACATTCTCAAAGACTGGTGCTATGAAGCT ACCTACAGCCAGCTGGCCCACCCGATCCAGCAGGCCAAGGCGCTGGGCCTCCAGCTCCACTCGCGGGTCCTGGACATCGACAATGTCGAC CTGGCCATGGGCAAGATGATGGAGCAGGGCCCTGTACTGATCATCACCTTCCAGGCCCAGCTGGTGATGGTGATCAAGAACCCCAAGGGCGAGCTGGTCGAGGGTGACCCG CGTCCCTGTGGCCTGGCCTTCCCCCTACCCCACCCTCTGTCCGGCTCCTGCAGGACAAGGTGCTGCGCATGCTGTATGTGTGGGCCCTCTGCCGAGACCAGGACGAGCTCAACCCCTACGCAGCCTGGCGGCTTCTGGACATCTCCGCCTCCAGTACAGAGCAGATTCTTTGAACGCCGCTCAGGACGAACCCTGGGGCTGGACGATCACGCGGTGGACACACAGGGACAGGTCCTCCTGCAGCAGGGAGGCCTGTGGGGACAAGAGGCCTGCCTCACCCTCTTCCCAGGGCATCTGCACCACCAGACAAGGGTACAGCTGCTGAGGCTGCTCCGACAGCCCCAGCCCCGGTCCCTGCTCCGCCCTGTGGGGGCTGCTGGCTTGGGCCGCTGA
- the TIMM44 gene encoding mitochondrial import inner membrane translocase subunit TIM44 isoform X1, with translation MAAAALWGSWCRCPQRCFSSRIQFLSSHNLALLPHGTHQIRRPGGELSLSKSYSSGNRKSFLSGLLDNIKQDLAKNKEMKESIKKFRDEARKLEESDALQEARRKYKTIESETVRTSEVIRRKLGEITGSVKESLDEVSKSDFGRKIKEGMEEAAKTAKQSAESVSKGGEKLGRTAAFKALSQGVESVRKEIDESVLGQTGPYRRPERLRRRKELSGGKSEGEKVFEPNEEALGVVLHKDSKWYQQWKDFRDNNVVFNRFFEMKLRYDESDNALIRASRALTDKVTDLLGGLFSKTEMSEVLTEILRVDPAFDKDRFLRQCEKDIIPNVLEAMISGELDILKDWCYEATYSQLAHPIQQAKALGLQLHSRVLDIDNVDLAMGKMMEQGPVLIITFQAQLVMVIKNPKGELVEGDPRPCGLAFPLPHPLSGSCRTRCCACCMCGPSAETRTSSTPTQPGGFWTSPPPVQSRFFERRSGRTLGLDDHAVDTQGQVLLQQGGLWGQEACLTLFPGHLHHQTRVQLLRLLRQPQPRSLLRPVGAAGLGR, from the exons ATGGCCGCGGCGGCCCTATGGGGGAGCTGGTGCCGCTGCCCGCAG AGATGCTTCAGCAGCAGAATCCAGTTTCTGTCCAGCCACAACCTTGCACTGCTGCCCCACGGTACCCATCAGATACGCCGGCCAGGTGGAGAGCTGTCCCTG TCCAAATCCTATTCTTCTGGAAACAGGAAAAGCTTTCTCTCTGGCTTGCTAGATAATATCAAACAGGACTTagccaaaaacaaagaaatgaaagaaagtattAAAAAGTTTCGAGATGAGGCCAGGAAGTTGGAAGAGTCCGACGCGCTGCAGGAAGCCAGGAGGAAATAC AAAACCATTGAATCTGAGACCGTGCGGACGAGTGAAGTAATAAGGAGGAAGCTGGGGGAGATCACGGGCTCTGTGAAGGAG AGTCTCGATGAAGTCAGTAAAAGCGACTTTGGCCGGAAAATCAAGGAGGGTATGGAAGAGGCTGCCAAGACCGCCAAGCAGTCGGCTGAGTCGGTGTCAAAGGGTGGGGAGAAGTTGGGCAGGACCGCCGCCTTCAAAGCCCTCTCCCAG GGGGTGGAATCTGTGAGGAAGGAGATTGACGAAAGCGTCCTGGGGCAGACCGGGCCCTACCGGAGGCCAGAGCGGCTCCGGAGAAGGAAGGAGCTTTCAGGAGGAAAGTCCGAGGGGGAGAAGGTGTTCGAACCCAACGA GGAGGCCCTGGGGGTCGTGCTGCACAAGGACTCCAAGTGGTACCAGCAGTGGAAAGACTTCAGGGACAACAACGTGGTGTTCAATC GGTTCTTCGAGATGAAGCTGAGGTATGATGAGAGTGACAACGCGCTTATCCGGGCCTCCCGCGCGCTGACAGACAAGGTCACAGACTTGCTGG GGGGCCTGTTCTCAAAGACGGAGATGTCGGAGGTGCTCACAGAGATCCTGCGGGTGGACCCCGCCTTCGACAAGGACCGGTTCCTGCGGCAGTGTGAGAAGGACATCATCCCCAACGTGCTGGAG GCCATGATTTCTGGAGAGCTTGACATTCTCAAAGACTGGTGCTATGAAGCT ACCTACAGCCAGCTGGCCCACCCGATCCAGCAGGCCAAGGCGCTGGGCCTCCAGCTCCACTCGCGGGTCCTGGACATCGACAATGTCGAC CTGGCCATGGGCAAGATGATGGAGCAGGGCCCTGTACTGATCATCACCTTCCAGGCCCAGCTGGTGATGGTGATCAAGAACCCCAAGGGCGAGCTGGTCGAGGGTGACCCG CGTCCCTGTGGCCTGGCCTTCCCCCTACCCCACCCTCTGTCCGGCTCCTGCAGGACAAGGTGCTGCGCATGCTGTATGTGTGGGCCCTCTGCCGAGACCAGGACGAGCTCAACCCCTACGCAGCCTGGCGGCTTCTGGACATCTCCGCCTCCAGTACAGAGCAGATTCTTTGAACGCCGCTCAGGACGAACCCTGGGGCTGGACGATCACGCGGTGGACACACAGGGACAGGTCCTCCTGCAGCAGGGAGGCCTGTGGGGACAAGAGGCCTGCCTCACCCTCTTCCCAGGGCATCTGCACCACCAGACAAGGGTACAGCTGCTGAGGCTGCTCCGACAGCCCCAGCCCCGGTCCCTGCTCCGCCCTGTGGGGGCTGCTGGCTTGGGCCGCTGA
- the TIMM44 gene encoding mitochondrial import inner membrane translocase subunit TIM44 isoform X6 gives MAAAALWGSWCRCPQRCFSSRIQFLSSHNLALLPHGTHQIRRPGGELSLSKSYSSGNRKSFLSGLLDNIKQDLAKNKEMKESIKKFRDEARKLEESDALQEARRKYKTIESETVRTSEVIRRKLGEITGSVKESLDEVSKSDFGRKIKEGMEEAAKTAKQSAESVSKGGEKLGRTAAFKALSQGVESVRKEIDESVLGQTGPYRRPERLRRRKELSGGKSEGEKVFEPNEEALGVVLHKDSKWYQQWKDFRDNNVVFNRFFEMKLRYDESDNALIRASRALTDKVTDLLGGLFSKTEMSEVLTEILRVDPAFDKDRFLRQCEKDIIPNVLEAMISGELDILKDWCYEALLCVEQPRLSAACLLYPAPKQLGKSRGEGGTFSF, from the exons ATGGCCGCGGCGGCCCTATGGGGGAGCTGGTGCCGCTGCCCGCAG AGATGCTTCAGCAGCAGAATCCAGTTTCTGTCCAGCCACAACCTTGCACTGCTGCCCCACGGTACCCATCAGATACGCCGGCCAGGTGGAGAGCTGTCCCTG TCCAAATCCTATTCTTCTGGAAACAGGAAAAGCTTTCTCTCTGGCTTGCTAGATAATATCAAACAGGACTTagccaaaaacaaagaaatgaaagaaagtattAAAAAGTTTCGAGATGAGGCCAGGAAGTTGGAAGAGTCCGACGCGCTGCAGGAAGCCAGGAGGAAATAC AAAACCATTGAATCTGAGACCGTGCGGACGAGTGAAGTAATAAGGAGGAAGCTGGGGGAGATCACGGGCTCTGTGAAGGAG AGTCTCGATGAAGTCAGTAAAAGCGACTTTGGCCGGAAAATCAAGGAGGGTATGGAAGAGGCTGCCAAGACCGCCAAGCAGTCGGCTGAGTCGGTGTCAAAGGGTGGGGAGAAGTTGGGCAGGACCGCCGCCTTCAAAGCCCTCTCCCAG GGGGTGGAATCTGTGAGGAAGGAGATTGACGAAAGCGTCCTGGGGCAGACCGGGCCCTACCGGAGGCCAGAGCGGCTCCGGAGAAGGAAGGAGCTTTCAGGAGGAAAGTCCGAGGGGGAGAAGGTGTTCGAACCCAACGA GGAGGCCCTGGGGGTCGTGCTGCACAAGGACTCCAAGTGGTACCAGCAGTGGAAAGACTTCAGGGACAACAACGTGGTGTTCAATC GGTTCTTCGAGATGAAGCTGAGGTATGATGAGAGTGACAACGCGCTTATCCGGGCCTCCCGCGCGCTGACAGACAAGGTCACAGACTTGCTGG GGGGCCTGTTCTCAAAGACGGAGATGTCGGAGGTGCTCACAGAGATCCTGCGGGTGGACCCCGCCTTCGACAAGGACCGGTTCCTGCGGCAGTGTGAGAAGGACATCATCCCCAACGTGCTGGAG GCCATGATTTCTGGAGAGCTTGACATTCTCAAAGACTGGTGCTATGAAGCT CTTCTTTGTGTTGAGCAACCCAGGCTCTCGGCTGCCTGTCTTCTGTACCCAGCTCCCAAACAACTTGGGAAAAGCAGAGGAGAAGGtggcacattttctttttaa
- the SNAPC2 gene encoding snRNA-activating protein complex subunit 2 isoform X2, whose product MKPPQRRRAAPSRYLGEVTGPAAWSAREKRQLLRLLQARRGQPEPDATELARELPGRSEAEVWVDLAEKITGPLEEALTVGFSQVLTIAATEPVSLLHSKPPKPTQARGKVRLLSAPGGQDTPSSTPEAPGPAPEAPSESGAGLSGQGDLSVDFEKIYKYLSAISRSHHGPELSAAESAVVLDLLMALPEELPRLPCAALVAHMTDTYLSLTAPQPDPTRESLGPKAGGGGTGSREQEEDGQATPHAPENAGPGEQRSTWQAAGVCPLNPFLVPLELLGQVAPPSR is encoded by the exons ATGAAGCCCCCGCAGCGGCGGCGAGCGGCGCCGTCGCGCTATCTTGGCGAGGTGACCGGTCCCGCGGCCTGGAGCGCCCGCGAGAAGAGGCAGCTGCTACGCCTCCTGCAGGCGCGGCGGGGCCAGCCGGAGCCGGACGCCACCGAGCTGGCTCGGGAGCTGCCGGGCCGGAGCGAGGCCGAG GTATGGGTGGATCTGGCTGAGAAGATAACAGGCCCGCTGGAGGAAGCCCTGACTGTGGGGTTCTCACAG GTGCTCACCATCGCGGCCACGGAGCCTGTCAGCCTCCTGCACTCCAAGCCCCCCAAGCCCACGCAGGCACGTGGAAAGGTACGGCTGCTCAGTGCCCCTGGAGGGCAGGATACCCCTAGCTCCACCCCCGaggcccccggccccgcccccgagGCACCTTCAGAATCCGGGGCCGGCCTCTCGGGCCAGGGAGACCTGTCTGTGGACTTCGAGAAGATCTACAAGTACCTGTCAGCCATCTCCCGCAGTCACCATGGCCCTGAGCTTTCTGCAGCTG AATCAGCTGTGGTCCTTGACTTGCTCATGGCCCTTCCTGAGGAGCTGCCGCGCCTGCCCTGCGCTGCCCTGGTGGCACATATGACAGATACATACCTAAGCCTGACGGCCCCTCAGCCAGACCCAACCAGGGAGAGCCTGGGGCCCAAGGCTGGGGGCGGTGGGACGGGCTCCAGGGAACAAGAAGAGGACGGCCAGGCTACCCCCCACGCCCCTGAGAATGCTGGGCCTGGTGAACAGAGATCCACTTGGCAAGCAGCTGGGGTCTGCCCCCTGAATCCGTTCCTGGTGCCCCTGGAGCTCCTTGGCCAGGTGGCTCCCCCTTCAAGGTGA